The Lolium perenne isolate Kyuss_39 chromosome 6, Kyuss_2.0, whole genome shotgun sequence genome segment GTGAGTCAATGCAGAACAACAGGTTAAACGGAATGATGCAGGCATAAGCAGCTATATGTATCAAAGGATAAAATATTTGGCATTACATAACTTACAGTTGTACGGAACAAGTACATTAACAACTTAGGTCCTGAGGATGGACAGTCAACATGTATTTGGAACAAACATATATATACTCCTCCTACATTTTAGAGTAAGGCAAAAGAAGGATTTTTTTTATAAGTtttgatcaaatttgaactaaagtcACAACAATTATTATGGATGGGAGGAAGTAGTAAAAAATGTTTGTGTTGTAACTTAGCAAATAAATCAAGAATTACTGCCAATGCATGCATATTAGTGCAGCTTGCTGTTAGAAAAGCCTAGGTTTTATCTTATCAAGGTACAAAGCAGTAACAATCATGGCCAATTAATTCAGAAGCTAAACTGGATGACCCCCAATTAAGCATTAGAGTTGTGCAGGTAGGGTTGGATTAAAGTGAAGAGATTCACTAGGTAAATCAAGGACTTGCACCGATAGAAAGTCATCATTTCTACGGACAAGAGCAGTGGGCTTCGCCAGCATCACGCTGACCAGTTCAGATGCTGTGGAGAATAGTGGTGACCGGTAAGAGGAATTCAGAAACAACAGGACCCAAGTCATTGTCTGCATGAAACAACAGCTGGGTATGCTGTAGAAGAATAAACAAGTGGAGTAAATGGCAAGGGAGGGCATCAGCGAACAGATGGCACTGCCATGACAGAACACAAAAATGTTGTGTATCATCTCCTCATCTTTATGGACAGTGTGTACGTGTTTGAAGCTTGGACTGCGCCAAAGACAAGTAACACCCTGCACCGGCAGTTACACACAACCTGAGCAGAGAAATCTATCATAGACAAGTCCCCAGCTTGTGAATCTACTACAAACTGATCCCAGAAAGTATGGCCAGAGCAAAGATGCAGAGATCTAAAGGCTGCTAAACGCAACGCAAGAGTTGCAGGCGCAGAGAGTAAAGTTTCAGATATTGCGCCTGTTGCAGGGCAAGCAGCAAAGTACTGGGCATCATGCACTAATGGTTTGGTTGATTGCGGTTGATTGCAAAGGGGATGGGAGACAGCAACTAAGAAACCACAAGTAAATAAGCATCTCGGCACTGTGCGCCCATATGATGATATGACGGCAATCGGTTAGAAGAAGAACAGTGTCAAGAAAACAACAGGTCATGGAGAAAGGTCGTGAACAGTCACCTGAGATCTTTGCATGTTCCGCCGCCACCGGCGAGAGCCGCGTAGGGAGACGCGCTGCCTCCCATGTGCAGCTGAGCAGTCCCCATCGCGGAGGAGAAGCTGCTGTTCCCCCCGCCTCCACCACCATTGTTGTTGCCGCCGATGGCCGGGTACAGGGAATGGCTCTGGAAGCTGTTGCCGTTGGCGACGGCGGTGCGGGGCGACTGGGGGTGGGGCGCGGGCTGCGGCGTTTCCACAGGCTTTCTTGAACGGCTGCGGCCGCGGTGCATGTGGCGCTCGCAGTACTTGGAGTCGGAGGCGGCCTCCCTGGCGCACCGCCACTTCTTGCCGTCCGTGCGCCGGCACCGGCCAGGCTCCGGATCCACCTTCTTGCCCAGGCACGTGTAGGATCCGTACCCAGCTGCGCAAAGCAAGCAAGCGCAAGTCAGATCGATTAATGATGAGCGGGCACGCAGGATGCAGATGCGAGATTAAGCTGCATGTTCTTCAATCGAAGAACAACGGCGAGGAGGTGTTCCATTAGCCAGATTTGCATCATTAACCCCAGAGAATGGAATAGAAACAGAAAAAAAGAGTGGCAACTGGAGGTTCCACCACTCGTTGGGCACGGACAAGCTACTCGGTTCCTAGCATAATAAACAAGAAGACTGTGTGCTGGACATGAGCAGGGGCAAGTCATGTTCCCAAATCCCAATCAAAAACTCCAAGAATCATGTGCCGCTAATCTAAACTTCGAAGAGATAGAGCACTGGTTTGTTGGGATTAAAATAAGCTCTCACACTTTCCGGTAGCAAATCCAGGGATAACGTCGAGCACACACGATCGATCAGCGTGTCTCGAATCGCGGATCCCCGGATTAACAAAAGACCGGAGCGAGTTAAGAAATGGACGCCAAAGTACACCTGATCGGCCGAATAAACTAAGGAAGCATCCGAAAGATTTGCGATAATGATGAGTGACGcgaggcgaggaggaagaggtgggCGGCCGGGGACGTACCGGCGATGGGGTTGTGGTAGAAGCGGGCGGCGAGGGCTTCGAGGCCGCGGCGGATGGGGAGCACGAGCTCCGGCGGGACGGGCACGCCGGCGACCAGGTGCTTGTAGATGAGCGCCTGCTGCTGCAGCTCCTCGTGCTGCGCCGCCGTGAAGGGCAGCGGCCTCGCCATCCACCTCGCGTACATCCCTGCGTCCTCCGCCACGCCATTGCCGCCCCTGCACACACAAACACAAACACATCCATCCGCGTCAGTAAGACGCAGAGCGAGACAGGACGAACACGGAACGGCCAAGAACTGGGATGGGCGGCGGATGCTtacgcggaggaggaggagaagggggcTGAACGGCAGAAGGGGAGGAgggaggcggtggcggcgggggacGCGCGGTGGTCGGCTGCCGGGGAAAGAGAGGCATACGGCATCGCCATCTTTCTCGCGCTGGCTGTCTCCCTCCCTGGAGCACACACGCAAACGGAGTTAAGCTTAAGCTCTGCTTCCCCACGGCCGAGAGCCTCCCTCGGTCTCTTTAATGGGCTGGCCTTAATGTGCTTTGCTTCGCTTGCGCGCGCCCGCGCGCGCCTTTATTACCGCTTTGTCTCTCTCCCCTCGCTCACAGCTGCGTCGCTGTCCTCCGccgagatagagagagagagatcgacgaAGATGGATGGATGTGGACGAGGGCGacacgagcgaggaggaggagaccgTGGATCCCAgctacggaggaggaggagtagatGACAAGCCTCGCTCTCTGTCGCTCTAGCGTAGGTAGACGTATCAGACTACGACGACTAGTatttctccctctctctccctccctcccgtTTTCTACTCCTGCTATATGGAGTAGTAGTGGTATGCTGCTAGTGCTAGGCCTAGGCTGCTGCTGTATGTTTCTTTTTTCTCGCGAGGGGGAATGGATATACATGCAGGTGCTACTCTAGCAAGTAATGACAAGTATTGCGTCTGCCTGTGTCGCGGTTACCGAGGCCGACTTTTAAAGTCCGTGAGATGGTGCCGGGCAACCGTTTGTGCTACTTTTCCATCTTGTCATTTTTTTACTACTCCGAAAATTATAAGATTTATCCCGTAAAAATTATACCACTAGATATTCAAAAGAAGTTTCCAACTGCATATTTTCTGTTATATTTATCTTATATTTTATAGACTAAATTAGCAGTTATAGTTTTTTTCTTAAACTGTGTAATACCACTATGAATCAGTATAGTGAAAGTACCCACTTCTCACGCCTTACTGTTTTGTTTCATGTGTGGTGATGTCTAGCTAAAACCGCGTGTACAATAGTTTCCGCGTGAACCGTATCAAAAATCATTTGCTACTTCGTTCTGTTTGCACACTGGACCTTTTCCATTAGTGGAACAAAATCACATTGATATATTTTATATAAACCCCGATCGCGTTTATTCTACATGACCTTTCAATTGTATATTGTCGGTCTAATGTTAGAATATTTTAAGTCTACTCGGAAAAATATTTTGTTCTAATATAACAAACAAAGATTTACATCTTATTTTCTTAGTTGAGTTTAGTGAATACGATGAAGCTGATCATTGCCCAGATGA includes the following:
- the LOC127306538 gene encoding growth-regulating factor 4 — protein: MAMPYASLSPAADHRASPAATASLLPFCRSAPFSSSSAGGNGVAEDAGMYARWMARPLPFTAAQHEELQQQALIYKHLVAGVPVPPELVLPIRRGLEALAARFYHNPIAAGYGSYTCLGKKVDPEPGRCRRTDGKKWRCAREAASDSKYCERHMHRGRSRSRKPVETPQPAPHPQSPRTAVANGNSFQSHSLYPAIGGNNNGGGGGGNSSFSSAMGTAQLHMGGSASPYAALAGGGGTCKDLRYTAYGIRSFADEHSQLITEAVNTAMEHPWRQQPPTTTAFPISSYSQLGGATNTVKAEQRQQQPISFLGCGGDFDTGKEEEESQTLRPFFDEWPKARDSWSGEKSNLTSFSSTHLSISAGEPFTMVNTEDFSSEMTITNSPSTNGYY